Within Streptomyces sp. NBC_00704, the genomic segment GGACGGCCTCCTGCACGGCCGTGCGCTCGGCGGAGCCGACGCTCGCGTCCTTCACGCCGTCGGAGGTGCCCTGCGAGACCGTCTGGCGGGCGATCTGCTTGGCCATGTCCCAGTTCACCGGGCCGCCCTCGTACGAGAGCATCTGGCCGAGCTGCTGGAACGCGGCGCCCAGGTCGTTGGGGTTCAGCGAGCCGAACATCGCCGCCAGGGGGTTGTCGGCGCCGGGGCCGCCCGGAGCGCCGAAGCCTCCGGCGCCGGGCAGCCCGCCGAAGCCGAACGGGTTGGCCGGTCCCTGACCACCGCCGCTCTGCGAGTCCTTCTTCTTGCCCTCGTCGCCGTCTTCCGGCTCCTCCGGCGGAAGGCCGAATCCGAATGGGGTGTCACTCACGGGGTTCCTCGGCTGGTAAGGCCACCGGTCATCGGCCGGCGGCGACTGCCCTGCAACACCACCCAGCGTAGACACCCCGGCTCGATCGGGCCTCGGTGCTTCGCCGACTGCCGGCCTGCGGCAGGATGGATGCCACCTGGTACGTACGCGTCACTCGCGCCCGTATGCCAAGACAACCGCTGGAGACACCTGGTGAGTTCCCCAGATCCGCAGGTTCGCGCAGCGCGAAACCGATCGACCCCGGGCGGTTCGCGCGGGCCCGTCGTCGCCGTGACCGGCGCGGCGAACGGGGTGGGCGCGCAGCTCACCCAGCGTCTCGCCGCGTCGGAGGAGGTCAAACAGGTCGTCGCCATCGACGAGCGGCGCGGTGAGTGCGGGGCGGCGCAGTGGCACATCCTCGACGTCCGCGACCCGGCGATCGCCGACAAACTGCGCGGGGCGGACGTCGTCGTCCATCTCGCACTCGACCTCGACCTGGGGAGTGACGCCGCCGCCCGGACGGCCTACAACGTGCGCGGTACGCAGACCGTGCTGACGGCCGCGGCGGCGGCCGGCGTGCACCGGGTCGTGCTGTGCACCTCCGCCATGGTCTACGGAGCGCTGGAGGACAACGAGCTGCCGCTGTCCGAGGACGCCGAGCTGCGGGCGACGGCCGAGGCGACCGGCGTGGGCGACCTCCTGGAGATCGAACGGCTCGCGCGGCGCGCGCCCCGGGCGCATCCGGGGCTCAACGTCACCGTGGTGCGGCCCGCGATCCTGGTCGGCGGCACGGACACCGCGCTGACCCGGTACTTCGAGTCGCCGCGGCTGCTCGTCGTGACGGGGTCGCGGCCCGCCTGGCAGTTCTGCCACGTCGAGGACCTGGTGAGCGCCCTGGAGTACGCCGTCCTGGAGAAGGTCGACGGGGAGCTGGCCGTCGGGTGCGACGGGTGGCTGGAACAGGAGGAGGTCGAGGAGCTCAGCGGGATCCGCCGGATGGAGCTGCCGTCGGCGGTCGCGCTGGGCGCGGCGGCCCGGCTGCACCGGATCGGGCTGACGCCGTCCCCGGCGGGCGACCTGGCCTACACGATGTACCCCTGGGTGGTGAGCGGGAGCCGGCTGCACGACGCGGGATGGCGGCCGCGCTGGACCAACGAGGAGGTCCTCGCCGAGCTGCTGGAGGAGGTCTCCGGGCGGCACACCGTCGTCGGGCGGCGGCTGGGACGCAAGGACGCGACCGCGGCGGGCGCGGCCGGCGCGACGGTCGCCCTGCTGGGCGCCGCGGCCGTCGTGCGGCGCGCCAGGAAGGCCCGCCGCAGGTGATCTCGAGGACGTGAGGGCGTGAGGGCGTGACCTCGGGGGCGTGCGGGAGGGGATCCCCCGCCGTCCCCGCCGCTCCCGCTGCCCTGCTGCGTCGCCGCCGCGGCGGGGCGTCTTTCGTAGGACGCTCCGAAGCGGCACGCGCGTGTGCCGGGTGATCACGCTATTCCGGCCCGTCTCCCGGGTGCGGCACGATGGGGGTATGGCAGCCATCGACGACCATCCGGGCGAGAACGCAGCGCCGGACCCCATCAAGCTCATCGCCGTCCGCGACCGCGCGCTCTCGCTGGACGAGGTCTTCCGGGCCGTCGGGGACGACGCGGCCGGGGGCACGGCCCTGTTCGTGGGCACCGTGCGCAACCACGACGGGGGCGCCGACGTCGACGCCCTCGGGTACTCCTGCCACCCCAGTGCCGAGGCGGAGATGCGGCGGGTCGCGGAGAAGGTCGTCGCGCAGTACCCGGTGCGGGCGCTGGCCGCCGTCCACCGGGTGGGGGATCTCGCGGTGGGGGATCTCGCCGTCGTCGTCGCCGTGTCCTGTCCGCACCGGGGCGAGGCCTTCGAGGCGTGCCGCAAGCTGATCGACGACCTCAAGCACGAGGTCCCCATCTGGAAGCACCAGACGTTCTCGGACGGGACGCAGGAGTGGGTCGGCGCCTGCTGACCAGGGGCTCGGGCGGGCGTGGCCGCGGCCGGCGTCCGGTCACCCGTCCGGTTGCGTAACCGCACCCCTGCCGTGAGCGTTGTCCCTGCGGACGGTTAATCTGCTGATCAGTCAGTTGCGGTGGTTCGTCGGGGTTGGGAGGTCGTCATGGCGGCGCTCGTCTGGTTGC encodes:
- a CDS encoding SDR family oxidoreductase, with protein sequence MSSPDPQVRAARNRSTPGGSRGPVVAVTGAANGVGAQLTQRLAASEEVKQVVAIDERRGECGAAQWHILDVRDPAIADKLRGADVVVHLALDLDLGSDAAARTAYNVRGTQTVLTAAAAAGVHRVVLCTSAMVYGALEDNELPLSEDAELRATAEATGVGDLLEIERLARRAPRAHPGLNVTVVRPAILVGGTDTALTRYFESPRLLVVTGSRPAWQFCHVEDLVSALEYAVLEKVDGELAVGCDGWLEQEEVEELSGIRRMELPSAVALGAAARLHRIGLTPSPAGDLAYTMYPWVVSGSRLHDAGWRPRWTNEEVLAELLEEVSGRHTVVGRRLGRKDATAAGAAGATVALLGAAAVVRRARKARRR
- a CDS encoding molybdenum cofactor biosynthesis protein MoaE; its protein translation is MAAIDDHPGENAAPDPIKLIAVRDRALSLDEVFRAVGDDAAGGTALFVGTVRNHDGGADVDALGYSCHPSAEAEMRRVAEKVVAQYPVRALAAVHRVGDLAVGDLAVVVAVSCPHRGEAFEACRKLIDDLKHEVPIWKHQTFSDGTQEWVGAC